A window of Cucurbita pepo subsp. pepo cultivar mu-cu-16 chromosome LG06, ASM280686v2, whole genome shotgun sequence contains these coding sequences:
- the LOC111797253 gene encoding probable clathrin assembly protein At4g32285 isoform X1 codes for MAPSTIRKAIGAVKDQTSIGIAKVASNTAPDLEVAIVKATSHDDDPASEKYIREILSLTSYSRGYVNACVVAISKRLAKTRDWIVALKALILVHRLLNEGDPVFQDEILYATRRGTRLLNMSDFKDEAHSSSWDHSAFIRTYAFYLDQRLELVLFEKKGGSAKGNSRGDDRFDGRDDFRSPPPRPYDNGYGEYRSEREYGNYGGMRRSRSFGDVGESMEREGQGRNKGPVTPLREMSIERIFGKMGHLQRLLDRFLSCRPTGLAKSSRMILYALYPLVRESFQLYADICEVLAVLLDKFFDMEYSDCMKAFDAYGSAAKQIDELIAFYNWCKDTGVARSSEYPEVQRITSKLLETLEEFLRERGKAPKSPEREPPPPAPQEEEPVPDMNEIKALPPPENYTPPPPEPEPQPAPIPQPQVTEDLVNLRDDAVSADAQGNKLALALFAGPAANGANGSWEAFPSDGQPEVTSAWQTPAAEPGKADWELALVETASNLSRQKAALGGGLDPLLLNGMYDQGMVRQHTSTAQLSGGSASSVALPGPGNSKTPVLALPAPDGTVQAVNQDPFAASLSVPPPSYVQMVEMEKKQHMLVQEQQLWQQYARDGMQGQSSLNKMSNPPGYYNTAAGPMAPMPYGMPPMNGSGYYYIPQ; via the coding sequence ATGGCGCCTAGTACGATCCGGAAGGCGATCGGGGCGGTGAAGGACCAGACGAGTATTGGAATTGCGAAGGTTGCGAGTAATACGGCGCCGGACCTTGAGGTGGCGATCGTGAAGGCCACTAGCCATGACGATGATCCGGCCAGTGAGAAGTATATTAGGGAGATTTTGAGCCTGACATCTTATTCTCGTGGTTATGTGAATGCGTGTGTGGTGGCGATTTCAAAGCGTCTGGCCAAAACGAGGGACTGGATTGTGGCGCTCAAGGCACTCATACTTGTGCACAGGTTGTTGAATGAAGGAGACCCGGTGTTTCAGGACGAGATCTTGTATGCCACTAGAAGGGGTACGAGGCTGTTGAATATGTCTGACTTTAAGGATGAAGCTCATTCGAGCTCATGGGATCACTCAGCTTTTATTCGAACTTATGCATTTTACTTAGATCAACGACTGGAATTGGTGTtgtttgaaaagaaaggtgGTAGTGCAAAGGGAAATTCCCGTGGGGATGATAGATTTGATGGAAGAGATGACTTTAGATCTCCGCCCCCGAGGCCCTATGATAACGGTTATGGCGAGTATAGGAGCGAGAGAGAGTACGGAAACTATGGTGGGATGAGGAGGTCGAGATCTTTTGGTGACGTAGGAGAATCAATGGAGAGGGAGGGGCAGGGGCGTAACAAGGGGCCTGTGACCCCATTGAGGGAAATGTCAATCGAGAGAATTTTCGGTAAGATGGGACATTTGCAGAGATTGTTGGATAGATTCTTGTCGTGTCGACCGACGGGGTTGGCGAAGAGTAGTAGGATGATTTTGTATGCTTTGTATCCTCTAGTGAGGGAGAGTTTTCAGTTGTATGCAGATATTTGCGAGGTTTTGGCTGTTTTGCTTGACAAATTCTTTGATATGGAGTATTCTGACTGTATGAAGGCATTTGATGCATATGGTAGTGCAGCCAAGCAGATTGATGAGCTAATTGCATTCTATAATTGGTGTAAAGACACAGGAGTTGCTAGATCCTCCGAGTATCCAGAGGTGCAGAGAATTACCAGCAAGTTACTGGAGACATTGGAGGAATTTCTAAGGGAAAGAGGGAAGGCGCCAAAGAGCCCCGAGAGGGAGCCACCTCCGCCCGCTCCTCAAGAGGAAGAACCAGTGCCtgatatgaatgaaataaaggCTCTTCCTCCACCTGAAAATTATACTCCACCTCCGCCCGAACCGGAGCCCCAGCCTGCACCTATACCTCAACCACAAGTCACGGAAGACTTGGTGAATCTGAGAGATGATGCAGTTAGTGCAGATGCTCAAGGTAACAAGCTGGCACTGGCTCTGTTTGCTGGCCCAGCAGCTAATGGGGCAAATGGATCCTGGGAAGCTTTCCCTTCTGATGGACAGCCAGAAGTAACCTCTGCCTGGCAGACCCCGGCTGCTGAACCTGGCAAAGCCGATTGGGAGTTGGCGTTGGTTGAGACAGCCAGCAATTTATCGAGGCAGAAGGCAGCGCTTGGCGGTGGACTCGACCCATTGTTGCTAAATGGCATGTATGATCAAGGAATGGTCAGGCAGCACACTAGCACTGCACAGCTGAGCGGTGGAAGCGCTAGCAGTGTAGCATTACCAGGCCCTGGAAACAGCAAAACTCCTGTACTGGCTCTTCCAGCTCCCGATGGAACCGTCCAGGCTGTGAACCAGGATCCTTTCGCTGCATCATTAAGCGTTCCACCACCTTCATACGTGCAAATGGTGGAGATGGAGAAAAAACAGCATATGCTGGTGCAGGAACAGCAGTTATGGCAGCAGTATGCAAGAG
- the LOC111797253 gene encoding probable clathrin assembly protein At4g32285 isoform X2 produces MAPSTIRKAIGAVKDQTSIGIAKVASNTAPDLEVAIVKATSHDDDPASEKYIREILSLTSYSRGYVNACVVAISKRLAKTRDWIVALKALILVHRLLNEGDPVFQDEILYATRRGTRLLNMSDFKDEAHSSSWDHSAFIRTYAFYLDQRLELVLFEKKGGSAKGNSRGDDRFDGRDDFRSPPPRPYDNGYGEYRSEREYGNYGGMRRSRSFGDVGESMEREGQGRNKGPVTPLREMSIERIFGKMGHLQRLLDRFLSCRPTGLAKSSRMILYALYPLVRESFQLYADICEVLAVLLDKFFDMEYSDCMKAFDAYGSAAKQIDELIAFYNWCKDTGVARSSEYPEVQRITSKLLETLEEFLRERGKAPKSPEREPPPPAPQEEEPVPDMNEIKALPPPENYTPPPPEPEPQPAPIPQPQVTEDLVNLRDDAVSADAQGNKLALALFAGPAANGANGSWEAFPSDGQPEVTSAWQTPAAEPGKADWELALVETASNLSRQKAALGGGLDPLLLNGMYDQGMVRQHTSTAQLSGGSASSVALPGPGNSKTPVLALPAPDGTVQAVNQDPFAASLSVPPPSYVQMVEMEKKQHMLVQEQQLWQQYARDGMQGQSSLNKMSNPPGYYNTAAGPMAPMPYGMPPMNGSGYYYIPQ; encoded by the coding sequence ATGGCGCCTAGTACGATCCGGAAGGCGATCGGGGCGGTGAAGGACCAGACGAGTATTGGAATTGCGAAGGTTGCGAGTAATACGGCGCCGGACCTTGAGGTGGCGATCGTGAAGGCCACTAGCCATGACGATGATCCGGCCAGTGAGAAGTATATTAGGGAGATTTTGAGCCTGACATCTTATTCTCGTGGTTATGTGAATGCGTGTGTGGTGGCGATTTCAAAGCGTCTGGCCAAAACGAGGGACTGGATTGTGGCGCTCAAGGCACTCATACTTGTGCACAGGTTGTTGAATGAAGGAGACCCGGTGTTTCAGGACGAGATCTTGTATGCCACTAGAAGGGGTACGAGGCTGTTGAATATGTCTGACTTTAAGGATGAAGCTCATTCGAGCTCATGGGATCACTCAGCTTTTATTCGAACTTATGCATTTTACTTAGATCAACGACTGGAATTGGTGTtgtttgaaaagaaaggtgGTAGTGCAAAGGGAAATTCCCGTGGGGATGATAGATTTGATGGAAGAGATGACTTTAGATCTCCGCCCCCGAGGCCCTATGATAACGGTTATGGCGAGTATAGGAGCGAGAGAGAGTACGGAAACTATGGTGGGATGAGGAGGTCGAGATCTTTTGGTGACGTAGGAGAATCAATGGAGAGGGAGGGGCAGGGGCGTAACAAGGGGCCTGTGACCCCATTGAGGGAAATGTCAATCGAGAGAATTTTCGGTAAGATGGGACATTTGCAGAGATTGTTGGATAGATTCTTGTCGTGTCGACCGACGGGGTTGGCGAAGAGTAGTAGGATGATTTTGTATGCTTTGTATCCTCTAGTGAGGGAGAGTTTTCAGTTGTATGCAGATATTTGCGAGGTTTTGGCTGTTTTGCTTGACAAATTCTTTGATATGGAGTATTCTGACTGTATGAAGGCATTTGATGCATATGGTAGTGCAGCCAAGCAGATTGATGAGCTAATTGCATTCTATAATTGGTGTAAAGACACAGGAGTTGCTAGATCCTCCGAGTATCCAGAGGTGCAGAGAATTACCAGCAAGTTACTGGAGACATTGGAGGAATTTCTAAGGGAAAGAGGGAAGGCGCCAAAGAGCCCCGAGAGGGAGCCACCTCCGCCCGCTCCTCAAGAGGAAGAACCAGTGCCtgatatgaatgaaataaaggCTCTTCCTCCACCTGAAAATTATACTCCACCTCCGCCCGAACCGGAGCCCCAGCCTGCACCTATACCTCAACCACAAGTCACGGAAGACTTGGTGAATCTGAGAGATGATGCAGTTAGTGCAGATGCTCAAGGTAACAAGCTGGCACTGGCTCTGTTTGCTGGCCCAGCAGCTAATGGGGCAAATGGATCCTGGGAAGCTTTCCCTTCTGATGGACAGCCAGAAGTAACCTCTGCCTGGCAGACCCCGGCTGCTGAACCTGGCAAAGCCGATTGGGAGTTGGCGTTGGTTGAGACAGCCAGCAATTTATCGAGGCAGAAGGCAGCGCTTGGCGGTGGACTCGACCCATTGTTGCTAAATGGCATGTATGATCAAGGAATGGTCAGGCAGCACACTAGCACTGCACAGCTGAGCGGTGGAAGCGCTAGCAGTGTAGCATTACCAGGCCCTGGAAACAGCAAAACTCCTGTACTGGCTCTTCCAGCTCCCGATGGAACCGTCCAGGCTGTGAACCAGGATCCTTTCGCTGCATCATTAAGCGTTCCACCACCTTCATACGTGCAAATGGTGGAGATGGAGAAAAAACAGCATATGCTGGTGCAGGAACAGCAGTTATGGCAGCAGTATGCAAGAGATGGGATGCAGGGGCAGAGCAGTTTGAACAAAATGAGTAACCCCCCAGGTTACTACAACACGGCAGCCGGACCAATGGCTCCGATGCCCTACGGGATGCCTCCGATGAACGGCAGCGGGTATTACTACATTCCTCAATGA